A genome region from Sphingobacteriaceae bacterium GW460-11-11-14-LB5 includes the following:
- a CDS encoding alpha/beta hydrolase yields MQKITSIIALAITMAGLDNAEAQSNTRAAAQNPYTLVYEGAISKNEVGKVNIHPVTYKLDGIDIAANIYTPAGYDSSKKYPAVVVAHPNGGVKEQTAGLYAQRLAEEGYITIVADAAYQGASGGQPRHVDKPTNRIEDIHGMADFISHYAGVDVNRLGVLGICGGGGYTLKAAQSDKRFKAVATLSMFNSGEVRRNGFMNTQLATIQERLKQATNARAQEAAGGDVIYASLANPTDEEIAKIPTDLYREGYVYYYRTHAHPNSTFKYTMSSLLDLMTFDASSNMDLIDQPLLMIAGSKADTYYMTAEAFKKATNAKKKELFLIDGATHIQTYWKPEYVSQAVKKLTGFYQANL; encoded by the coding sequence ATGCAGAAAATAACCTCAATAATAGCCTTAGCCATCACAATGGCGGGCTTAGATAATGCAGAAGCACAAAGTAATACAAGAGCAGCTGCTCAAAACCCTTATACGCTGGTTTATGAGGGAGCCATTAGCAAGAATGAAGTTGGAAAAGTAAACATTCATCCCGTTACCTATAAACTAGATGGGATTGATATTGCTGCCAATATTTATACACCTGCCGGGTATGATTCATCAAAGAAATATCCTGCTGTAGTGGTGGCCCACCCCAATGGAGGGGTTAAAGAGCAAACAGCCGGATTGTACGCGCAACGTTTGGCCGAAGAAGGTTACATTACCATTGTTGCCGATGCGGCCTATCAGGGTGCCAGTGGCGGACAGCCGCGCCATGTAGATAAACCTACAAACCGCATCGAAGATATTCATGGTATGGCCGATTTTATTAGTCATTATGCAGGGGTAGATGTAAATCGACTGGGTGTTTTAGGTATTTGTGGTGGTGGCGGTTATACTTTAAAGGCCGCTCAATCCGACAAACGTTTTAAAGCTGTTGCAACCTTAAGCATGTTTAACTCTGGCGAGGTAAGGCGCAATGGCTTTATGAACACACAGCTAGCAACCATACAGGAACGTTTAAAGCAGGCTACCAATGCACGCGCGCAGGAAGCTGCAGGTGGAGATGTGATTTATGCAAGCCTGGCCAATCCAACAGATGAGGAAATTGCCAAAATCCCAACTGATTTATACCGTGAAGGATATGTATATTATTACAGAACACATGCACATCCCAACTCGACCTTTAAATATACCATGAGTAGCCTGCTCGACCTGATGACTTTTGATGCCAGCAGCAACATGGACTTAATCGATCAGCCTTTATTAATGATTGCTGGTAGCAAAGCCGATACTTATTATATGACAGCAGAAGCCTTTAAAAAAGCAACCAACGCCAAAAAGAAAGAACTATTTCTAATTGATGGCGCCACTCATATCCAAACCTATTGGAAACCGGAGTATGTATCGCAGGCGGTGAAGAAATTAACAGGTTTTTATCAAGCGAACTTATAA
- a CDS encoding alpha/beta hydrolase, with translation MKKLCLSVVALLMGSTLFARQSQKPLMIADQGSFLVGGTKSIQPGVFDIKDALKPQGQTFHGDHAYAFYQVPVKARKYPLVFLHGAGQSKKTWESTPDGRAGFQNIFLKRRFSVYLLDQPRRGDAGKSNVAATLTPTPDEQFWFSQFRIGNYPDYFPNVQFPKDSASLEQFYRQMTPNTGAFDAVVVRDAVSQLFDKIGKGILVTHSQGGGPGWLTAIKNDKVKAIVAYEPYSGFVFPQGELPAPIKSAGLFGELKGVEIPLEDFNRLTKIPIVVYYGDNIAAQPTTVWNKDHWRSGLEMAKIWVATINKHGGNATVIHLPEIGIKGNTHFPFADLNNVEVADVLSKWLKDKGLDQ, from the coding sequence ATGAAAAAGTTATGTTTATCAGTTGTCGCGCTGTTGATGGGATCAACTTTATTTGCCCGACAAAGTCAAAAGCCACTAATGATTGCAGATCAGGGCAGTTTTCTGGTTGGCGGTACCAAAAGCATACAACCTGGGGTATTCGACATTAAGGATGCATTGAAACCTCAGGGGCAGACTTTTCATGGCGACCATGCTTATGCTTTTTATCAGGTGCCGGTAAAAGCACGTAAATACCCATTGGTTTTTCTGCATGGAGCCGGACAATCGAAAAAAACATGGGAAAGCACTCCAGATGGAAGGGCGGGTTTTCAGAATATTTTTCTAAAACGCAGGTTTAGTGTTTACCTGCTCGATCAGCCCAGACGTGGCGATGCAGGAAAGAGTAATGTTGCCGCAACATTAACACCAACTCCCGACGAACAGTTCTGGTTCAGTCAGTTTCGCATAGGTAATTATCCCGATTATTTTCCAAATGTGCAGTTTCCGAAAGATTCTGCTTCACTCGAACAGTTTTACAGGCAAATGACCCCGAATACAGGCGCTTTTGATGCCGTTGTGGTCAGAGATGCGGTATCGCAGTTATTCGACAAAATTGGAAAAGGTATCCTGGTAACACATTCACAAGGAGGTGGGCCTGGTTGGTTAACTGCCATTAAAAATGATAAAGTTAAAGCTATAGTAGCGTACGAACCGTATAGTGGTTTCGTGTTTCCGCAGGGAGAATTGCCAGCACCCATCAAATCTGCAGGTCTTTTTGGCGAGTTAAAAGGCGTTGAAATACCGCTCGAAGACTTTAACCGCTTGACGAAAATCCCCATTGTGGTGTACTACGGCGATAACATTGCAGCCCAGCCTACCACCGTATGGAACAAAGACCATTGGCGTTCAGGGCTCGAAATGGCGAAGATCTGGGTTGCAACCATTAATAAACATGGAGGCAACGCAACGGTAATCCATCTTCCCGAGATCGGAATAAAGGGAAATACGCATTTTCCTTTTGCTGATCTAAACAATGTGGAGGTGGCTGATGTATTGTCCAAATGGTTAAAAGATAAAGGATTGGATCAGTAA
- a CDS encoding cupin, whose translation MKDNLKYFLPAMLALFTACVSNQKATTKTDLVFPKGEKVTNNNFTGTVYLHPMVEGDSINPNSIGNVTFEPGARSKWHLHPAGQILLATGGVGYYQEKGQPKVTLRKGDVIKCPPNVAHWHGASADSAFVQVAITGREKGPTVWLEVVSDSVYLAKGK comes from the coding sequence ATGAAAGATAATCTTAAATATTTCCTTCCCGCTATGCTGGCTTTGTTTACCGCCTGTGTAAGCAATCAAAAGGCAACAACAAAAACGGATTTGGTTTTTCCTAAAGGTGAAAAAGTTACGAACAATAATTTTACCGGAACCGTTTATCTGCACCCCATGGTTGAAGGCGACAGCATAAATCCGAACAGTATTGGTAATGTTACATTTGAACCTGGCGCCAGAAGCAAATGGCACCTGCATCCGGCTGGACAAATTTTATTAGCCACTGGCGGTGTAGGCTATTACCAGGAAAAAGGCCAGCCAAAGGTTACACTCCGCAAGGGCGATGTAATAAAATGTCCACCAAATGTGGCGCATTGGCATGGGGCAAGTGCCGACAGTGCTTTTGTTCAGGTTGCCATTACAGGACGCGAAAAAGGACCAACCGTTTGGCTGGAGGTGGTGAGCGATAGCGTTTACCTCGCTAAGGGAAAGTAA
- a CDS encoding flavodoxin: MKTKITLSILISTAICLLSGCSKAQSSVADQGEMLKDKKVLIVYLSRTKNTKAIADMIHLKVGGTLVALELQKPYPEDYKTIVDQVSRENETGFLPPLKTVIDSIEKYDVVFVGFPTWGMQLPPPMKSFLKQYNLKGKILVPFNTNAGYGTGSSFETVKELAPSSKILAGFSTQGGKERDGIYFIMKGEKEKQAQAEVVKWLQEIKLLK, from the coding sequence ATGAAAACGAAAATTACACTAAGTATCCTAATAAGTACAGCAATCTGTTTATTGTCTGGCTGTTCAAAAGCACAGTCTTCCGTTGCTGACCAGGGGGAAATGTTGAAGGACAAGAAAGTTTTGATCGTTTATTTGTCCCGGACCAAAAATACCAAGGCAATCGCAGATATGATACACCTAAAGGTCGGTGGAACATTAGTGGCGCTGGAATTGCAAAAGCCATATCCTGAAGATTATAAAACAATCGTTGATCAGGTATCCAGGGAAAATGAAACAGGGTTTTTACCACCACTGAAAACGGTTATTGATAGCATCGAAAAATACGATGTAGTTTTTGTAGGTTTTCCTACCTGGGGGATGCAACTTCCTCCGCCAATGAAAAGTTTTTTGAAACAATATAACCTGAAAGGAAAAATACTGGTGCCTTTTAATACCAATGCAGGTTATGGTACGGGTAGCAGTTTTGAAACTGTAAAAGAACTGGCGCCTTCCAGCAAAATATTAGCCGGTTTCTCTACGCAGGGAGGTAAAGAACGCGACGGAATTTATTTTATAATGAAAGGTGAAAAAGAAAAACAGGCGCAGGCCGAAGTTGTAAAGTGGTTGCAGGAGATTAAGCTCCTCAAGTAG
- a CDS encoding carboxymuconolactone decarboxylase has translation MKLFNINLLTLVLGVTLSLPANLMAQSSNAKSTLSAKQQNLIAIAGLTAKGDLPALKVKLNAGLDAALTINETKETMVHLYAYCGFPRSIRGLQTLMAVLEERKAKGIADQRGAEPSPVNDNRTKYERGKEILGKLTGASQDGPRTGYAAFASEIEVFLKEHLFADIFERDVLTYAERELVTVAVLSSIGGAEPMLNSHLSICLNVGLSPGQLQQFVGVIAQSIGKKEADAAQVVLNEVLKSKK, from the coding sequence ATGAAATTATTCAATATAAACTTATTAACGCTCGTACTGGGTGTCACCCTTAGTTTACCTGCAAATCTGATGGCTCAATCAAGCAATGCGAAAAGTACTTTAAGTGCAAAACAGCAAAACCTCATTGCCATTGCAGGCCTCACCGCAAAAGGAGATCTGCCAGCACTGAAAGTAAAACTGAACGCTGGCCTCGATGCGGCTTTAACTATAAACGAAACAAAAGAAACCATGGTGCACCTCTATGCTTATTGTGGTTTCCCAAGAAGTATCCGGGGGCTTCAAACGCTAATGGCTGTTCTGGAAGAAAGAAAAGCTAAAGGCATCGCTGATCAGCGCGGAGCAGAACCTTCTCCTGTAAACGACAATAGGACTAAATATGAGCGTGGTAAGGAAATTTTGGGAAAGCTAACCGGAGCTTCACAGGATGGGCCACGAACAGGGTATGCGGCATTCGCTTCTGAAATTGAAGTTTTCCTCAAGGAACACCTCTTTGCCGATATTTTTGAGCGGGATGTATTGACTTATGCTGAAAGGGAATTGGTAACCGTAGCTGTACTGAGCAGCATTGGTGGGGCAGAGCCGATGTTAAATTCGCATTTGAGTATCTGTTTAAATGTAGGCCTATCGCCCGGCCAATTACAGCAGTTCGTTGGTGTTATCGCGCAGTCAATCGGGAAAAAAGAAGCTGATGCGGCACAAGTCGTTTTAAATGAAGTGCTGAAAAGCAAGAAGTAA
- a CDS encoding (2Fe-2S)-binding protein, with the protein MITLNINKKNYKVDADPNTPLLWVLRDIIGLVGTKYGCGVAQCGACTVHLDGEAVRSCVTKISRAQGKKVVTIEGLSESNNHPLQKAWLELDVSQCGYCQAGQIMSAAVLLKENKNPTDEDINDAMAGNICRCGTYLRIREAIQLAAKEQQKV; encoded by the coding sequence ATGATCACGCTAAATATCAATAAGAAAAACTATAAGGTTGATGCAGACCCCAATACACCTTTGTTATGGGTGCTCCGCGATATCATTGGTTTAGTGGGAACCAAATATGGCTGCGGGGTGGCACAATGCGGCGCCTGTACGGTACATCTCGATGGTGAAGCTGTGCGTTCGTGCGTAACCAAAATAAGCAGGGCCCAGGGTAAAAAAGTGGTAACCATAGAGGGCTTGTCCGAATCGAATAACCATCCCCTGCAAAAAGCATGGCTCGAACTGGACGTATCGCAATGCGGTTATTGCCAGGCCGGACAAATTATGTCGGCTGCGGTGCTGCTCAAAGAAAATAAAAACCCTACTGATGAGGATATTAATGATGCCATGGCCGGTAATATTTGTCGCTGTGGCACCTATTTGCGCATTAGGGAAGCCATTCAGCTGGCAGCTAAAGAACAGCAAAAAGTATAA
- a CDS encoding isoquinoline 1-oxidoreductase: MEKIKTDNSRRAFLKTSALVGGGLMIHFSGLAKLAMPTNNGEIEAAVQWSEINGYVKITPDNLVKIICPNPEFGQNVMTSLPMIVAEELEVEWNKVVVEMGPHDNVKLGPQFTGGSNSMRMYWRPLREAGATARNMLMQAAEQEWGVPITEITTRAGVLYHEKSGKKGKYGDFASKAATIPVPKGVKLKEVKNFNVVRNSQKNVEGSKIVSGKPLFGLDYQHEGMLIAMIQHPPAFGMKLKSFDASQALKMPGIKDVFSLKLYEDGFEQGGFDVRTFNDLLVVVGKTTWEVMNARKKLLVEWMPAGDTKDTMAGRNGGRQVIVPGTIENTTDQYAKMLENAAKPAQQLRKDGDPETAFKNAAQVIERTYTAPFLAHNCMEPMNFFAHVTDEKALLVGPLQAPGWTEPTLSKVLKLPADKIEIQMTRMGGGFGRRAYGHYLVEAALISRKTKAPIKLIYSREDDTTYGIYRPMYTATYRAALDSNKNLTAFHVKGGGIPEHAIHANRFPAGAVDHYLAEGWQIPSNITIGAFRAPRSNFNAAAEQSFLDELAEAMGKDPIDFRLELLKRAKENPVGKNNEYDADRYAGVLKLIKEKSGWNGADHKNYNRGVAAYFCHNSYAAHVVDMIVKDGEPYVERVFSAIDCGIVINPDAATNMVQGAVVDGIGNSLYGGLTHKNGVVEENNFHKYRIIRMHEAPKKIAVFFVQNDIDPTGLGEPPFPPVFGAVANALHKATGKRFYQQPFAMPQTNAGSV, translated from the coding sequence ATGGAAAAGATTAAGACTGACAACAGCAGACGCGCCTTTCTTAAAACCTCTGCACTTGTGGGCGGAGGACTGATGATCCATTTTAGCGGGCTGGCCAAATTAGCTATGCCTACCAACAATGGAGAAATAGAAGCAGCTGTGCAGTGGAGTGAAATAAACGGTTATGTGAAGATCACGCCAGATAATTTAGTCAAAATCATCTGCCCAAATCCAGAGTTCGGACAGAATGTAATGACCTCCCTTCCAATGATCGTAGCGGAAGAGCTGGAGGTAGAATGGAATAAAGTAGTGGTAGAAATGGGACCGCACGATAATGTGAAATTGGGTCCGCAATTTACCGGCGGAAGTAATTCGATGCGGATGTACTGGCGCCCCCTGCGCGAAGCCGGAGCAACAGCCCGCAATATGTTAATGCAGGCTGCGGAGCAGGAATGGGGTGTGCCTATAACAGAAATAACAACCAGGGCCGGAGTGCTTTATCACGAAAAAAGCGGTAAAAAAGGTAAATATGGCGACTTTGCTTCAAAGGCAGCCACTATTCCTGTCCCAAAAGGCGTTAAATTAAAGGAAGTAAAGAATTTTAATGTTGTCAGAAATTCGCAGAAAAATGTAGAAGGTAGTAAGATTGTTAGTGGTAAGCCACTTTTTGGCCTTGATTACCAACATGAGGGAATGTTGATTGCGATGATCCAGCATCCACCTGCTTTTGGTATGAAACTTAAATCTTTCGATGCCTCGCAGGCCTTAAAAATGCCCGGTATTAAAGATGTTTTCAGTTTAAAGCTATACGAAGATGGATTTGAACAGGGCGGATTCGATGTGCGCACTTTTAATGATTTGTTGGTGGTAGTAGGTAAAACGACCTGGGAGGTGATGAATGCCCGGAAAAAACTCCTCGTAGAGTGGATGCCTGCCGGTGATACCAAAGATACTATGGCAGGCAGGAACGGGGGCAGGCAAGTGATTGTCCCTGGAACAATCGAAAATACAACCGACCAATATGCAAAGATGTTGGAGAATGCAGCTAAACCTGCCCAGCAGTTAAGAAAAGACGGTGACCCAGAAACTGCTTTTAAAAATGCAGCACAGGTGATCGAGCGTACTTATACTGCGCCGTTTTTGGCCCATAACTGCATGGAACCCATGAATTTCTTTGCACATGTTACCGATGAAAAAGCATTGCTCGTGGGACCTTTGCAGGCTCCAGGATGGACAGAGCCTACACTCTCGAAAGTTTTAAAACTTCCTGCCGATAAGATCGAAATCCAGATGACCCGCATGGGTGGCGGTTTTGGCCGAAGGGCCTATGGGCACTACCTGGTAGAAGCAGCACTAATTTCCAGAAAAACAAAAGCACCTATAAAGCTGATCTACAGTCGCGAAGACGATACTACCTATGGCATTTATCGTCCAATGTATACCGCTACCTATAGGGCTGCCTTAGATTCGAATAAAAACCTAACGGCCTTTCATGTTAAAGGGGGCGGTATTCCCGAACATGCCATCCACGCGAATAGGTTTCCGGCCGGGGCGGTAGATCATTATCTTGCCGAGGGCTGGCAAATTCCTTCTAATATTACAATAGGGGCATTCAGGGCACCGAGATCTAACTTTAATGCGGCAGCTGAACAATCTTTCCTTGATGAACTGGCCGAAGCCATGGGCAAAGATCCGATTGATTTTCGTTTGGAACTGTTAAAAAGAGCTAAAGAAAATCCGGTCGGTAAAAACAATGAGTACGATGCAGATCGTTATGCTGGTGTGCTGAAACTGATTAAAGAAAAATCGGGATGGAATGGTGCCGACCATAAAAATTACAACCGCGGGGTTGCCGCATATTTCTGTCATAATTCTTATGCGGCGCATGTGGTAGATATGATCGTGAAAGACGGAGAACCTTATGTAGAAAGGGTATTCAGTGCTATCGATTGTGGTATTGTAATCAATCCTGATGCCGCTACCAACATGGTTCAGGGCGCAGTTGTTGATGGTATTGGAAACAGTTTGTATGGCGGTTTGACACATAAAAATGGTGTGGTAGAAGAAAACAACTTCCATAAATACCGGATCATCCGGATGCACGAAGCACCAAAAAAAATAGCAGTCTTTTTTGTGCAGAACGACATTGACCCAACAGGATTAGGTGAACCGCCTTTCCCGCCTGTATTTGGTGCCGTGGCAAATGCTTTACATAAAGCCACCGGAAAGCGTTTTTATCAGCAGCCTTTTGCGATGCCGCAAACAAATGCAGGTAGTGTTTAA
- a CDS encoding aldo/keto reductase, which translates to MNSRILGKSGLEVSTLGLGCMGLSFGYGPAADQNQAIELIRSAFEQGVTFFDTAEVYGPYTNEELLGEALAPFRNEVVIATKFGFKNARTSEGLDSRPENIRAVAEASLKRLRTDRIDLFYQHRVDPAVPIEDVAGTVKDLIAEGKVKHFGLSEAGVVSIRKAHAVQPVTALQSEYSLWWREPEKEILPVLAELGIGFVPFSPIGKGFLTGKIDQNTSFDKTDFRNTVPRFSEENRKANQVLVNLLGSIATKQHATPAQIALAWLLAQKPWIVPIPGTTKLYRLEENLGAAQIQLSATELTEIETAVAKIEVQGHRYPEQSQKMVGR; encoded by the coding sequence ATGAACAGTAGAATATTAGGGAAAAGTGGATTGGAAGTATCTACATTGGGCTTAGGCTGTATGGGCTTAAGCTTTGGTTATGGTCCGGCTGCCGATCAAAACCAAGCGATAGAACTAATTCGTTCGGCATTTGAACAAGGAGTTACGTTTTTTGATACAGCTGAAGTTTATGGGCCATATACCAATGAAGAACTGCTTGGCGAAGCGCTGGCACCCTTTCGCAATGAAGTTGTTATTGCAACCAAATTTGGTTTTAAAAATGCCAGAACCAGTGAAGGACTTGATAGCCGTCCGGAAAATATCAGGGCAGTAGCAGAAGCTTCGCTGAAGAGGCTGCGTACCGATCGTATAGATTTGTTCTATCAGCACCGTGTTGATCCTGCAGTACCAATAGAGGATGTGGCAGGTACAGTAAAAGACCTGATTGCAGAAGGTAAGGTAAAACACTTCGGACTTTCGGAGGCTGGCGTAGTTTCTATACGAAAAGCACATGCCGTACAACCCGTAACTGCACTGCAAAGCGAGTATTCGCTGTGGTGGCGCGAACCGGAAAAGGAAATATTACCTGTATTAGCAGAACTTGGAATTGGCTTTGTCCCTTTTAGTCCGATTGGTAAAGGTTTTCTAACAGGTAAAATCGATCAAAATACAAGCTTCGATAAGACCGATTTCCGCAATACTGTGCCACGTTTTTCTGAGGAAAACCGGAAAGCAAACCAGGTGTTGGTAAACCTGTTGGGCAGCATTGCAACCAAACAGCATGCCACGCCTGCACAAATTGCGCTCGCCTGGCTGCTTGCTCAAAAGCCCTGGATTGTTCCTATTCCGGGTACAACCAAATTGTATCGTCTGGAAGAAAACCTTGGTGCCGCTCAGATTCAGTTATCCGCAACAGAACTCACCGAAATCGAAACTGCGGTAGCTAAAATTGAAGTGCAGGGTCACCGCTACCCTGAGCAGAGCCAGAAAATGGTTGGCAGGTAA
- a CDS encoding DUF4440 domain-containing protein, translated as MRTSIIGLFFFIFCVSLCKAQTDNTPTKAQQEIITLSKSKWDWMADKNVDALSALFDEKAVFVHMGGSWGKEREIAVIKSGGIHYKKADIHAVSVNIIGNTAILLNNITLLAVVGGNEVTNPFIVTEVYIKEGGKWKMGSLSFTKVNSPGPQR; from the coding sequence ATGAGAACATCAATTATCGGATTATTTTTCTTCATCTTTTGTGTGTCATTATGCAAAGCACAAACAGATAACACGCCTACAAAAGCCCAGCAGGAGATCATTACACTTTCTAAAAGCAAGTGGGATTGGATGGCAGACAAAAATGTAGATGCGCTAAGCGCATTATTTGATGAAAAAGCTGTCTTCGTGCACATGGGCGGAAGCTGGGGAAAAGAAAGGGAAATTGCGGTGATTAAAAGCGGCGGCATCCATTATAAAAAAGCAGATATCCATGCGGTTTCCGTAAATATTATTGGGAATACGGCCATACTGTTAAATAACATTACTTTGCTGGCAGTGGTTGGTGGAAACGAAGTTACCAATCCTTTTATTGTCACCGAGGTTTATATAAAAGAGGGTGGAAAATGGAAAATGGGCTCGCTTTCTTTTACCAAAGTGAATAGCCCTGGCCCACAACGTTAA